In Zingiber officinale cultivar Zhangliang chromosome 3B, Zo_v1.1, whole genome shotgun sequence, a single window of DNA contains:
- the LOC122056095 gene encoding uncharacterized protein LOC122056095 — MAKNRNKRGKNKNDLNKDGAMSIDVSTDAVTDAPQQMDTSEGKNSNSFLGAIDRKIKKAGRVTRSKNLRKLKRVAKAITKNEKGEEKQFKMKSRTQRVQMAKTLYN; from the exons ATGGCGAAGAACCGCAACAAGAGGGGCAAGAACAAGAACGATTTAAACAAGGACGGAGCCATGTCGATCGACGTCTCCACTGATGCAGTCACAGATGCTCCTCAAC AAATGGATACGTCCGAGGGGAAAAATTCAAATTCATTCCTTGGTGCCATCGACAG GAAGATCAAGAAAGCTGGACGAGTGACGAGATCCAAGAACCTCCGGAAACTTAAACGCGTAGCCAAAGCGATTACAAAAAACGAGAAGGGTGAAGAAAAACAATTTAAGATGAAAAGCAGGACGCAGAGGGTTCAGATGGCCAAGACCCTTTACAATTAG